A window of Streptomyces puniciscabiei contains these coding sequences:
- a CDS encoding winged helix-turn-helix transcriptional regulator has product MREMDGDGDDLGGAPFAADCRARIAIEVLANRWDSVVIYVLGESGPMRPRALLDRIGGISSKVLNEALRRLEYNGLVRRRRYAEAPPRVDYALTEAGTALLVPIRALGAWAAAYGDDVLAAQDCLHRRQHVSDGPAG; this is encoded by the coding sequence ATGAGAGAGATGGATGGGGACGGAGACGATCTGGGCGGGGCACCGTTCGCGGCGGACTGCCGGGCTCGGATCGCCATCGAGGTGCTGGCCAACCGCTGGGACAGCGTGGTCATCTACGTCCTCGGCGAATCGGGCCCGATGCGGCCGCGCGCGCTGCTGGACCGGATCGGCGGGATCAGCTCCAAGGTGCTCAACGAGGCGCTGCGGCGGCTGGAGTACAACGGCCTGGTGCGGCGGCGTCGTTACGCCGAAGCGCCGCCTCGCGTCGACTACGCCCTGACCGAGGCCGGCACCGCCCTGCTCGTCCCGATCCGCGCCCTGGGCGCCTGGGCAGCGGCCTACGGAGACGATGTGCTGGCGGCACAGGACTGCTTGCACCGGCGCCAACACGTCTCGGACGGTCCAGCCGGATGA